One Desulfovibrio fairfieldensis genomic window carries:
- a CDS encoding ATPase — MSHHFPSAAPQPQSSTPPSQSHSELTERIARFRGAAQDLLAIYEPAGQGSRPNPRPSPDSDGETRCYHLSAGAVQHERKLLKHYGAEDFCDLLAETYMLLVGVVKIMKSTHHDVRVKGYVIASLGCLLEQASNLVLRMRNVYDRMERVSR, encoded by the coding sequence ATGTCCCATCATTTCCCGAGCGCTGCTCCGCAGCCGCAGTCGTCAACGCCCCCTTCTCAAAGTCATTCCGAACTGACGGAACGGATCGCAAGATTCCGGGGCGCCGCCCAGGACCTGTTGGCCATCTATGAACCGGCAGGGCAGGGCAGTAGGCCCAATCCGCGTCCCAGTCCGGATTCGGACGGCGAAACCCGCTGCTATCACCTTTCTGCGGGAGCGGTGCAGCATGAGCGCAAACTTTTGAAACACTACGGCGCGGAAGATTTTTGCGATCTGCTGGCGGAAACCTATATGCTCCTGGTGGGCGTGGTCAAAATAATGAAAAGTACGCACCATGACGTGCGCGTGAAAGGCTATGTCATTGCCAGCCTGGGCTGCCTCCTTGAGCAGGCGTCCAACCTGGTGTTGCGGATGCGGAACGTCTACGACAGGATGGAAAGGGTCAGCCGGTAA
- a CDS encoding dicarboxylate/amino acid:cation symporter yields MAKIKMGLPMQMGIGMVAGVLVGVVAQDWALGSAVFKFLGDIFIRLIRMVVVPLVFATLVAGAAGISDTTKLGRVATKTLLYYLITTAVSVAVGLLLANIVQPGAGVNLSTDNLHVKPVTPPALNDTLMNLIPINPVEAMSRGNMLQIIIFAIIFGFGISSLGESGRHLHRFFDSCGEVMIKVTGFVMHYAPIGVFGLMAYTVTKHGLAVLLPLGKVILLMYAGCAILYCFMFLPLVKFVVKIPVMRFVKGMLEPFMIGFTTCSSAAALPSNMRCTEALGASRTVVSFGIPLGNTINMNGTALYMGINTIFVAEFYGISLPLDAQLTVILMSILAAVGTMGVPGAGLIMMSIVFVQMGMPLEGVALIAGIDRVLDMARTPMNVLGDSLGALVVSRLEGDFNDNPEPVPQAREQAQGQA; encoded by the coding sequence ATGGCAAAGATCAAAATGGGTTTGCCCATGCAGATGGGCATCGGCATGGTTGCGGGCGTGCTTGTGGGCGTGGTCGCGCAGGACTGGGCGCTGGGCAGCGCCGTCTTCAAATTTCTCGGCGACATTTTCATCCGCCTGATCCGCATGGTGGTGGTTCCGCTGGTCTTCGCCACCCTGGTGGCGGGCGCGGCGGGCATCAGCGACACCACCAAATTGGGGCGCGTGGCCACCAAGACCCTGCTTTACTACCTGATCACCACGGCGGTGTCCGTGGCCGTGGGCCTGCTGCTGGCCAACATCGTGCAGCCGGGCGCGGGCGTGAACCTCTCCACCGACAATCTGCACGTCAAGCCGGTGACCCCGCCGGCCCTCAACGACACGCTGATGAACCTGATCCCGATCAACCCGGTGGAAGCCATGTCCAGGGGCAATATGCTCCAGATCATCATCTTCGCCATTATTTTCGGCTTCGGCATCAGTTCCCTGGGTGAGAGCGGACGGCATCTGCACCGTTTCTTCGACTCCTGCGGCGAAGTCATGATCAAGGTAACGGGCTTTGTGATGCACTATGCGCCCATCGGCGTCTTCGGCCTCATGGCCTACACCGTGACCAAGCACGGCCTTGCCGTGCTGTTGCCCCTGGGCAAGGTCATTCTGCTGATGTACGCCGGTTGCGCCATTCTGTACTGTTTCATGTTCCTGCCGCTGGTCAAGTTCGTGGTCAAGATTCCGGTGATGCGCTTCGTCAAGGGCATGCTGGAGCCCTTCATGATCGGCTTCACCACCTGCTCCAGCGCGGCCGCCCTGCCTTCGAACATGCGCTGCACCGAGGCGCTGGGCGCATCGCGCACCGTGGTCAGCTTCGGCATCCCGCTGGGCAACACCATCAACATGAACGGCACCGCCCTGTACATGGGCATCAACACGATTTTTGTGGCGGAATTCTACGGCATCTCGCTGCCGCTGGACGCGCAACTGACCGTCATTCTGATGTCCATTCTCGCCGCCGTGGGCACCATGGGCGTTCCCGGCGCGGGCCTGATCATGATGAGCATCGTTTTCGTGCAGATGGGCATGCCCCTGGAAGGCGTGGCCCTGATCGCGGGCATCGACCGCGTTCTCGACATGGCCCGCACGCCCATGAACGTGCTGGGCGACAGCCTCGGCGCGCTGGTGGTGTCGCGCCTGGAAGGCGACTTCAACGACAATCCGGAACCGGTGCCGCAAGCGCGGGAGCAGGCGCAAGGGCAGGCATAG
- a CDS encoding helix-turn-helix domain-containing protein, which produces MITSNVKNIMADRKITIRALVALSGLSDKTVPRTRNEHRVECRLYTLQTIAKHLGKH; this is translated from the coding sequence ATGATAACGAGCAACGTCAAAAATATTATGGCTGACAGAAAGATAACGATACGCGCCCTGGTCGCGCTGTCAGGATTGTCAGATAAAACGGTCCCGCGCACACGGAATGAGCACAGAGTGGAATGCCGGTTATATACGCTGCAAACAATCGCCAAGCATCTTGGGAAGCACTGA
- a CDS encoding DUF362 domain-containing protein, producing MNEFSRRDFLKNGTLTAGALAMGLSLKGGPALAAPPAKAKVFFTRDLSAEGLLNIYAKVNEGMTGKVALKLHTGEPNGPNILPRPWVQRLQASIPDSTIVECNVLYESPRQTTEGHRETLKANGWTFCAVDIMDAEGDVSLPVPGGRRLKEVAVGKHLLNYDSLLALTHFKGHVMGGFGGSLKNIAIGCASGKVGKAQLHREGNQLWSGGPNFMERMVEGGKAVTSHFGPHIAYINVLRNMSVSCDCEGVNAAPVTLPDLGILASTDILAVDTASVDMIYALPKDVRRDMVERIESRSGLRQLSYMKEMGMGSDRYELITI from the coding sequence ATGAACGAATTTTCACGACGCGATTTTCTGAAAAACGGGACGCTGACCGCGGGAGCGTTGGCCATGGGCCTTTCCCTGAAGGGCGGCCCGGCTCTGGCCGCGCCTCCGGCCAAGGCCAAGGTTTTTTTCACCAGGGATCTGAGCGCCGAGGGCCTGCTGAACATCTACGCCAAGGTCAATGAAGGTATGACCGGCAAGGTCGCCCTCAAACTGCACACCGGCGAACCCAACGGGCCGAACATTCTGCCCCGCCCCTGGGTGCAACGGCTCCAGGCTTCCATTCCCGACAGCACCATTGTGGAGTGCAACGTACTTTACGAAAGCCCGCGCCAGACCACGGAAGGGCACCGGGAAACCCTGAAGGCCAACGGCTGGACCTTCTGCGCCGTGGACATTATGGACGCCGAGGGCGACGTCAGCCTGCCCGTGCCCGGCGGCAGACGGCTCAAGGAAGTGGCCGTGGGCAAGCATCTGCTCAACTATGATTCCCTGCTGGCGCTCACCCATTTCAAGGGGCACGTCATGGGCGGCTTCGGCGGTTCGCTGAAAAACATCGCCATCGGCTGCGCCTCCGGCAAGGTGGGCAAGGCGCAATTGCACCGCGAGGGCAACCAACTCTGGTCCGGCGGACCAAACTTCATGGAACGCATGGTGGAGGGCGGCAAGGCCGTCACAAGCCATTTCGGCCCGCACATCGCCTACATCAACGTGCTGCGCAACATGTCCGTGAGCTGCGACTGCGAAGGCGTCAACGCCGCGCCGGTCACGCTGCCCGACCTGGGCATCCTGGCCTCCACGGACATCCTGGCCGTGGACACGGCTTCCGTGGACATGATCTACGCCCTGCCAAAAGACGTGCGGCGCGATATGGTGGAGCGCATCGAATCCCGCAGCGGCCTGCGTCAGCTTTCCTATATGAAGGAAATGGGCATGGGCAGCGACCGGTATGAACTGATCACAATCTGA
- a CDS encoding type II toxin-antitoxin system RelE/ParE family toxin: MTVTETPAFTHEAKSLLSEDERNDLILFLAENPEAGDIIEQTGGVRKVRWARQGGVKSSGYRVIYYYYTQAIPLFALLIYPKNRKDSLTWGRRTA, from the coding sequence ATGACAGTAACTGAAACCCCGGCGTTTACGCATGAAGCGAAATCGCTGCTGAGCGAAGACGAGCGGAACGATCTGATACTGTTTCTGGCCGAGAATCCGGAGGCGGGAGATATTATCGAACAGACAGGGGGCGTAAGAAAGGTGCGCTGGGCGCGCCAAGGGGGTGTCAAAAGCAGTGGCTATCGCGTCATTTATTACTACTATACGCAGGCGATACCGCTTTTTGCGTTGCTGATATACCCCAAAAACCGCAAAGACTCCCTCACATGGGGGAGAAGAACGGCTTGA
- a CDS encoding helix-turn-helix domain-containing protein, whose protein sequence is MSEFGKKLLESMEQAVEIAQGDMPKSDYAEHIVQVARAPERVDVKAIRKSMGMTQAGFAASFGLSLYTLRGWEQGKRKPDPAARAYLRVIEKAPDTVRAALAD, encoded by the coding sequence ATGAGTGAATTTGGCAAGAAGCTCTTGGAGAGCATGGAGCAGGCGGTCGAAATCGCCCAAGGTGACATGCCCAAGTCAGACTACGCTGAGCACATTGTTCAGGTGGCGCGCGCGCCTGAGCGTGTGGACGTGAAGGCTATCCGCAAGAGCATGGGAATGACACAGGCCGGGTTTGCCGCGAGTTTCGGCCTGTCTCTGTATACCCTGCGCGGATGGGAACAGGGCAAGCGAAAGCCTGACCCCGCCGCGCGCGCTTATCTGCGTGTTATCGAAAAGGCGCCTGATACCGTGCGTGCCGCGTTGGCAGACTGA
- a CDS encoding MBL fold metallo-hydrolase — MKRRWRRMLAGLVFGILLLVLGGYAYMQSPPFGARSQGERLERMQRSPQYRDGVFHNLEPVPRDGAQGGMALALIKYALRRKVNPAPPAPLPTCKTDLRALDRNTDVVVWLGHSSYFVQLGGHRLLIDPVFSENAAPLPRGNPAFAGSNIYSAADMPDIDALLISHDHWDHLDYPTATALRGKVRRVVCGPGVGASFVRWGYAEATVTELDWNESVALGGGLNVHAQTARHYSSRGFARDSTLWLGFALTTPQRRLFFSGDSGYGRHFEAIGKAFGGFDLVMLDSGQYDADWPYIHMTPEEAARAARDLQAETLLPAHVGKFSIAFHSWDDPFRRSVAAAEGQPYSLLTPKVGEVVILPAPGAPWPVFPRWWEELPG, encoded by the coding sequence ATGAAAAGGCGGTGGCGGCGCATGCTGGCGGGACTGGTGTTCGGCATTCTGCTTCTGGTTCTCGGCGGCTACGCCTATATGCAGTCGCCGCCGTTCGGAGCCCGGTCCCAGGGCGAACGCCTGGAGCGTATGCAGCGTTCGCCCCAGTATCGGGACGGCGTTTTTCACAATCTGGAGCCCGTGCCCCGGGACGGGGCCCAGGGCGGCATGGCCCTGGCCCTGATCAAATATGCCCTGCGCCGCAAGGTGAACCCCGCGCCGCCCGCGCCCCTGCCCACATGCAAAACCGACCTGCGCGCCCTGGACCGCAACACGGATGTGGTTGTCTGGCTGGGACATTCCTCGTATTTCGTGCAACTGGGCGGCCACCGTCTGCTTATCGACCCGGTGTTCAGCGAGAACGCCGCGCCCCTGCCGCGCGGCAACCCGGCCTTTGCGGGCAGTAACATCTATTCGGCGGCGGATATGCCGGACATCGACGCGTTGCTCATTTCCCACGACCATTGGGATCATCTGGACTATCCCACGGCAACGGCACTGCGGGGCAAGGTGCGTCGCGTGGTCTGCGGGCCGGGCGTGGGCGCGTCTTTCGTGCGCTGGGGCTATGCGGAGGCGACCGTCACGGAACTGGACTGGAATGAATCCGTCGCGCTGGGCGGCGGCTTGAATGTGCATGCCCAGACCGCGCGCCACTATTCCAGCCGTGGCTTTGCCCGCGACAGCACGCTCTGGCTGGGTTTTGCCCTGACCACGCCCCAACGGCGGCTCTTTTTCAGCGGCGACAGCGGTTACGGCAGGCACTTCGAGGCCATCGGCAAGGCCTTCGGCGGTTTTGACCTGGTCATGCTGGACAGCGGCCAGTACGACGCCGACTGGCCGTATATTCACATGACGCCCGAAGAGGCGGCCCGTGCGGCCCGTGACCTGCAAGCCGAAACCCTGCTGCCCGCCCATGTGGGCAAGTTTTCCATTGCCTTTCATTCCTGGGATGATCCGTTCCGGCGTTCCGTGGCGGCGGCCGAAGGGCAGCCGTACAGCCTGCTCACGCCCAAAGTCGGCGAAGTCGTCATACTGCCCGCGCCGGGTGCGCCGTGGCCGGTTTTTCCCCGCTGGTGGGAAGAACTGCCGGGGTGA